AACAGCATCCACAACGGACGCGGATGACCGAACAGTTGCGGAAAGTCCGGCGTGGCCTGAACGCCGGCTTCGGAATACTTGTTCACAGACATACCCCAGGGATTGAACTGGGAAGATGTAACGGCCAAGTGCATGTAAGTCAAACACATTACAGCATCTTTACTCATGCGCAAACGTGTTTGTGCCAGATTGACCGCCGACGTTGCGTAAAAGCACGTAGGTTGTTGGGATGCAAACCCCAACAATGCCCCACACACATCATGTTGGGTTTTGCACCCCAACCTACGCGGATCGCTTCGCAAGACTTGCCCGCTTCAGACATTCGACCTTTCCTGGATAGTCGTGCGCGAAAACGGGAATAACGGCGAGACAGGACTTTCCCAGGAACTTAAAGGGCGCTTAAGTAAGTATCCCCCGGCAAAGCCGGGGGCTTTATTGGGTGAGCCCCTCAAAGGGGCGATAACAGCGTGAGCCGCCTGAAGGCGGCGGGCTACACGCCCAGCTTCATCTCGTCGTAACGTTCATCCTCTTGCTCTTGGTTTCGGATGTATGCCCTCACCATCGCTTCGTCCAAGCCCACCGTCGAGACGAAATAGCCTCGTGCCCAAAACGACTCCCCAGTGAAGTTTCGATTCCGTCCTCCGAACTTGCGCGCAATGGTGATGGCACTCTTACCCTTGAGGTAACCCACCACGTTCGACACTGCATACTTCGGCGGAATGCTGATGCACATGTGAATGTGGTCGCTCATCAGGTGGCCTTCCACAATCTGCGATTCCTTGTGCGAAGCCAACTCGTGGAAGACCTCGTCCAAGTGCTTGCGTAACTCTCCAAACACCTGCTTCTTTCTCCGCTTGGGAATGAACACCACGCGGTACTTACAGTCCCAACGGGCATGACTCAAGCTTTGATACTCTTTCATCGTGAACCTCGTCTCTTGGTCGAGATTTCAGGTTCACTACGACCGCCGTATAGGTCAAACCTTGGTGAGTCCCCCGGCAAAGCCGGGGGCTTACCTCATTCTGAGTTAGTGCCATTGCGGTTAAGGCAACGCTGAATAAGGCTCCTCTTTATTCTTCTTCGGCCCAGCCTTACGAAGCAACTTTTCCACTGCTTCACTGGTGGCATCGGTCGAACTTTCCGGGCAGATAAATGGATACTCCCGATCGTCGATGATCGGCTCAATGCCGAAGAAATCGTTGAGCACCGATTCCGAGGTGCAGTAAGCACCTTCCACCCACGCTTGGTCGTTCGAATACGCCTCGCCGACGATGAAGATATCGGCATCCGCCCTTTCGATCAGTTGCGAGGGTTTGCGGATCTTGCGTTGCACATCGCCGATATCGAAATGCGGCGCCCATTCGTGATAGCCGGCATTGAACGGGGGCAGTGACCAATCCATGTAAGCGGCCTGCAACGGTTCGGGCACGGCGCTGAAGTCCGTATTGGGGCCGAAATGGAGTTCCGCCAGCATTTTGCGCAGCATCTTTACCATGCGCGCCGGTACCTTGCGTGGCCCCTCCAGGGGCTGCGTATCGGCCGAACTCGGTATCTCGCGCTGACGCTTGGGGCCCAGTTCCAATTCCCGCCAGAACTCGGTGTTGTCCTCGTCGTCATAACTGGCAAGGATGCCGTAGATGGGTTGTTTCTTCGGCTCGGTCGCGTTGTTGCCGAAATACACCACCATGCGAATGGGCGAGTTGCTCACGCTCGGTCCAATGGTGTTGTTGCGTGAGAGCGCGGCCAACTGCTTGGTCTGGGCAATCGTCAATGCCTGCTCGGTCATGCTCTCGATCGCCCCCACCATATCCGTCGCCGATGTGTAAGGCACGTCGACCAACGTCAGCATCGCCTTTAGTGTAGTGGCCGGAAATTTCTGCGCGCGGAGCTGGGCAATGGTGTCAGGCGTGATCGTGTAGCCGACGATCTGTGCGGGATAAGGAGCCGGATTGTCGATGTCGGGCGCCCACCATGGCTGATCGAAGAACATGCCTACCTTGTACGACGGCTGCATGATTGTCGATTCCAAATAAAGGTTCACCTTCTCGTGGTTGAGCACATCCACTTCGCCATGTGTCGGCAAGCGGAAACGCGTGGCTTGTGCCACCAGATCGATCGCCGCACGGGGCATCGCCATCCACGCCGCATCGGCCACGCCCGAGCCGGTGGCGATATTGGGGCTGTCGCGATGTGCGTAGGTAAACACTGCCTTGCCCAATTTCGCCAGGATCGAATGAAGACGTGTATCAGGGTGATAACGGAACTCGATGCCCTTGGCCTTGGCAAGCTTCACGACCTCATCGAATAAGGCATTGAACATCCCCGAGTAGCCTATCGATAGCGTGCGATACTGGCTTCCCGGTGTGAACTCGTTATTGATGTTGAACGACACGCCGGCATGCGTGTTGATGACATTGGAACTATAGCCGTTGCCATCGGCGGCGTAATCGTAGCCTTCTGCGCCCAATTGATCGTAGAGCAGATTCCAATAACCGATATCCTTCAGATAGTCGCCCTGCTGGAAGATGCTCGATGCCGGCAACTGCGCGGTGATCCTTCCATTCTGATAGAAGCGACACCAATCGCGACGGGTGAAATCCGCCCACGGCTTGGTCGTAGCCAGGTCTTGCACCGTAGTAAAACCCTGATCGGGCGTCGTGCTGGCGCCGAAATTGTTCACTGTGTAAGGCGCGGGTGTGTTGGAGCCAATGGCATCCAAATAAAAATTCCGCGAACGCAGGTAGAACAACTGATTATTGGTGACGTTGAACGGCACCGAATATTTTTCCAGCCCCAGCTTGGAGATCACCGTGCTGACCACGCGATGGCCTGGCGCGAGGCCATTGTTCGGTTCCGGAAAAGCCTTGCTCGGAGCGCTATCCCAGTAGGAGTAGCGCATACCGCCCAGCTCGACATACGAATCGGTCTTGTCGTTATTGTAGTGCCAGGTGCAGACACGAGCACCGGCCGCGCGGGTGCCTGGATGACGTTTGGAGAAGTCGTAGCGCCCCCAATCGTACAGCTCCAGCACGTCACCCTTCTTCAGTTGTTTCGAAGCGAATTTGGCTTTTTTGCATTGGCCTTCCAGCAAGCGCCACGCGGTGTACAGACCGGCCGCGCCGGCGCCAAAAATCGAATAGATTTTCTGTGCCATGGTCAGATCCTTCGATAATGGGAATGCACGCTTTATTCGCTGCCGAGGCGACGCATCTGGCCTGGCAGATCCTTTTCGGGGATAACAATTTCAACCAGAACGGGTTTGTTTTTGATTCCCGCAATGCGGGGCAACTCGGATTTGAGCTGATCTACCGTCTCCACCCGAATGCCTTCCGCGCCGAAAGCCTTCGCCAACGCCACGTAATCCCATTTGGGCAGGATGTCGAAGGTATCGAATGGATGCTTCGAACCAGGCTCGAAGGCAGCCATGTCCACGTATACCTGTTCAATGGCGTATACCTGATTGCTCATTACAAAAATGACGGCGTTTAGCTGATTGCGCGCCAGTGTGGACAACGATTGACAGACCATCATGAAGCCGCCGTCGCCGGCTACCGTCCACGCGCGTTTGCGGCTGCCCAACTGCGCACCAGAGGCGGCGCCGGTTTCGAAACCGATGCATTGCCATGCCGCCGAAGCGATGAAACTTCCCTGCGACAACCCATAACAGTTCGTGGCAGCATACATTGCCGAACTGACGCCATACGTCATCACGATGTCTTTCAGCAGGTTCGCATCCTGCAGAAATTTCATGGTGTGCTCGAAAAATCGGTTGTAGGTGATCACCTGTGGCTGGGTATCGTAGATCGGATCGGAATTGCTCGCCCACGGTTGTGGATATTTCGGTGGGAGTGGTGCTGTAGCCTTGATCGGATAGCCCTTGCTCGCCTTGAATTTGACCAGCAGGGCTTGCATGAAATCCTGCAAGGTCACATCGCCATATTTGAAATAGCCCGCACGGACCCCGGCAGTATCGGCCAACACCATGTCTGCGTATTTGGTTTCAATGAGCGCCAGATAGTCATCGGTGATGATAGTGCCAAGGGCCAATACGCAGTCGGACGCCTCCACGATGTTGCGCACCGATTCGATCGATGCCGCGTCGGAATAGGTGCCAATGAACTTGTCACCCTGCTCGTCCAGCACGGTTTTGCCGAGCGAAGTGGTGGTGTAGAGAAACCCGCTGGCGTCAATGATCGCCTGCAGCAATTCAGACAGGCCGAAGCGCAAGACTTCCACACCAGCGAGTATCAGCGGATTTTTGGCTACCGAAATCTGCGTCCAGGCCTGATCCACCGCGTTACGCAACGTTGCTTCCGGACTGCGAACGATGCGCGGTTTAAGCGGCGCCGCCGACGGGCGTGGACATGGCTGCCCCCATACTTCCTTGTAACAGGCGATATACACGGGGCGCCGGTCGGTAAGCGCATCGACCAGTAACTCGTCGATCTGCCCTGGGGCATCGACATTGCTGCGGAGCGTGATAGCTTTAACGGTGACGTTCTCGTAAACCTTCCGGTCCGCATCCAGATCGCCGGTGGAGTGGTGGAACAGCACGTCATACATGTCAGTGATGTCGCGCATATCCGCGCCCGGCGTGGCGCTGATCATTACTATCGGACTGCGCTCGACCCAGGCGCCGGCAATGGCATTGAGCGCACTGAAGGTGCTCACGCCAAATTGCAGCGATACCGCCGCGAGTCCTCGACAGCGCGCGTAAGCATCGGCGGCGTAAGCGGCATCCAATTCGTTGATCGCGCCAATCGTGTTGATGCCATCAAAATGCTCCAGGGCCTGGGTAAATTCCTTCACATAATCGCCAGGAATCTGGAAGATATCGGTAACGTCAAGCTGCTTGAGCCGGGTCAGCAGATAATCGGCAACCGTAAAATCGGCAATCGCGGACGGAGCCGAGGCGAACAGCTCCCTTTTCGAGATGATGCGCGTCATGGCGACTCCCATGATCCGCGTATGCCGCCAACGTCAAAACCGCGTGTATTGAACGCCATCGCATCACTCCTTTAATGAATGGATTTACTTGATAATTTGATAAGCGTTTCCAGATCCTTCCACGGCACCACCTTTTCCATCTGCTCAAGAAATATCTCTTCCGCGCCTGGCGTTTTTGCTTGAAGTTCGCTGCGGCAAAGCACCTAAGCACAAGAGCGATCGCTTCACGCACTTCTACTGTCTAAGCCAGTCACCATCCGGCCCCAGGCGCCAGTCCGCCTCCTGCACCTGCCGTCCATGAGAAGGACCATTCAAGCTTTCGTCGATCCGAATGATTTTATCAATAGATACAGTCGTATCCGCATTGTAAATGGTGTTGCGAAGTACGACGGTTCGACTCGTCCAATCGATGCTTTTCAACTGGCCTTGCTCAGCCGTTTCATTGTTGGAGCCTCCGAATTTCCCCCAGATCATAAGGTACTTACCTATGGCAATGCGCTTGAGTTGATCATCCATCGTTTCGGGTAACACGGACTCGTATTCCACATGACCCCAGCCTTCCTTAATGTCATCAATTTCATCAAGCGAATACAACTGCAACCCGCCACCGCCTGCGTCCAAAAACAAATCGTCAGAGTCGAAATTGATAAACCTACCCTGTACTACCGCCCCATCGGTCGTCCAAACCGTCAGGGAGTCACCCCTCTCAATGCTCTTCAATACTTCACGCTTGTCCATATCATGACTCCTTCGCTGAGGTAGTTGAAAACGCAACACGAGAAGTTGCCTTAAGTTTATTTCCTGAAATATCGAAAACCTACGTATACACCCTAAGCAGTGAAAGCCGTGTATGCACCCATGATTCCAAGGCATCAGTGATGTAAGCGCTAACTCAACGGCGTTATAGAAGCAGCCCCCTTCCACCACCACACTGTCCCCACATTCAGCACGGCGGAGGCGGCCATGGCCAAGCAGGGAAAAGGACGCCGATGGCTTACCGCTTACCGCGAGATTCCGCAAAAGGCTTACGATGAAGGCCATGGGCGATGGCCTCCGGATCGAAATGATCGAAGTCTACGTGGTGCATCCTCTCCAACTTCTGTTTAATTAATCCTAAAAACTCAGGATCATTGAGGGCATCCGCATATACGGTAATCTCTTTAAATACCGATGTCGCCCCTGAACAGTACACACTCTCATTATCCGAATAGAATTGGCTAATATCTGATTTTTCCACTACCGAACCGTCCATTAGCGGGTCAATCAGAAGTTCCTCGTCCACACCAGCTATTGTCATCTTTATAGAACCAACTACGTGATCACCACCCGCTCCATGATTATCTAATATAGTTATACGTATGTTTGCATCATCAATTTCATGTTTCGTGAAGCCATTATTCATAAGATGTTTCTCAAAAGCCAATCGAAACATGACAGTAGCCATCAAGGCCTTCTCGAAACAGTTTCCGGCGTTTGATTTCAATGAAAGCATAATGAGTTCAGCTAAATTTTTAATAAATTTATTTCTTGCAACTTCATACTCAGTCCGATCAATATGGTCGCTTCTTATTATCTTTCTCCATTCACTTGATTTGACAGGAGCAGCCTTGCGATTACGCCCTATTAACTCACCATGAACATCAAGTCGATCCACTATGACCCTCGTTTCTTCATCAGTTTTTTTTCTCACTTCTTCATATACATGACGCTTATCAAAACAACCATACGCAAAAATTTTATTAATATCAATAAACTCTCTTGTGGAAGATACTGGGATCATAAGATGAATCAATTCGGAGCACCCTTTAGCAAGATTGTTAACGGCGACTTTAATGGGTGAATTCACCTCCGTTTTGACGTTACTGTTTTCAACAGGATGAATTTTAGAAGAGTAGCCACCATAGGCGCCTAGAGATGCTATGGGTCTGCTATTATCCATTAAATAATCCTTAAATTAATTGACGATTAATCGATATCTA
The sequence above is a segment of the Dyella sp. M7H15-1 genome. Coding sequences within it:
- the tnpA gene encoding IS200/IS605 family transposase, which translates into the protein MKEYQSLSHARWDCKYRVVFIPKRRKKQVFGELRKHLDEVFHELASHKESQIVEGHLMSDHIHMCISIPPKYAVSNVVGYLKGKSAITIARKFGGRNRNFTGESFWARGYFVSTVGLDEAMVRAYIRNQEQEDERYDEMKLGV
- a CDS encoding thiamine pyrophosphate-dependent enzyme, giving the protein MTRIISKRELFASAPSAIADFTVADYLLTRLKQLDVTDIFQIPGDYVKEFTQALEHFDGINTIGAINELDAAYAADAYARCRGLAAVSLQFGVSTFSALNAIAGAWVERSPIVMISATPGADMRDITDMYDVLFHHSTGDLDADRKVYENVTVKAITLRSNVDAPGQIDELLVDALTDRRPVYIACYKEVWGQPCPRPSAAPLKPRIVRSPEATLRNAVDQAWTQISVAKNPLILAGVEVLRFGLSELLQAIIDASGFLYTTTSLGKTVLDEQGDKFIGTYSDAASIESVRNIVEASDCVLALGTIITDDYLALIETKYADMVLADTAGVRAGYFKYGDVTLQDFMQALLVKFKASKGYPIKATAPLPPKYPQPWASNSDPIYDTQPQVITYNRFFEHTMKFLQDANLLKDIVMTYGVSSAMYAATNCYGLSQGSFIASAAWQCIGFETGAASGAQLGSRKRAWTVAGDGGFMMVCQSLSTLARNQLNAVIFVMSNQVYAIEQVYVDMAAFEPGSKHPFDTFDILPKWDYVALAKAFGAEGIRVETVDQLKSELPRIAGIKNKPVLVEIVIPEKDLPGQMRRLGSE